One window from the genome of Yamadazyma tenuis chromosome 7, complete sequence encodes:
- a CDS encoding uncharacterized protein (EggNog:ENOG502SQPX), producing the protein MILKSITFLAFVTPVVLGISGCSPPSTESGLAVDYFDDVEHYNFSSDYLSTIDAMTPDYTKYGVSNIDFDFTGISEGDYGDVYGRQTPVDYFALRLSGYFLAPETGTYTFQITLADNQASFAFGGVTETLNCCSSPSNLQVNGSVYASLSSTTGELETTATTVYLVAGDYYPVKLIYYQAGPTAGTFELTATYPDGNSHTTDLPWYSINDTESELCTTTTTTNIWTGTDTETFTETASDGNVFVTIVVPESTTTITEPWTGTDTTTTTIYPSNLNDTVTVDIKTPESRTTTTEVWTGTELSTSIIYPPNPNDPITFVILSPETTTTTTEPWTGTDTTTTTIYPSNPSDPVTVDIKTPESTTTTTSYGSIDTTYTLTPSDPSDPKTVVIITSTPTPSSTPLTSTSLSSSSFHWTNSTTPIPSSSTPSSTVPSSSIASPSSQVPSSESVVTVTTPWTGSTTSFYTTTGPDGNPTIVKETPVPTVTTPWTGSTTSFYTTTGPDGNPTIVKETPVPTVTTPWTGSTTSFYTTTGPDGNPTIVKETPASVFTTSTHWTGSFTSTYTTTGPDGDVTVVVETPEGHTTIPWTGTFTSTYTTTGTDGQPIVVVETPEVHTTIPWTGSFTSTYTTTDTNGQPIVVVETPEPVVTEKDVTTIILPCTCKEPSTTTTTGDDGKKTVVCNIPHSLVSSVVVTEPCTNASGDATVTVYTTFTVAAAVTANPTEAVAPTGAKGSGSGAAAEVASAGNGSESSPKEVSTYEAMGSKNTYTFLAVLSALLWISF; encoded by the coding sequence ATGATTTTAAAGTCCATAACATTCTTGGCTTTTGTCACCCCAGTCGTTCTTGGGATATCAGGATGCTCTCCTCCATCGACTGAAAGTGGCCTTGCTGTTGATTACTTTGACGACGTTGAGCATTACAACTTTTCCTCTGATTATTTGAGCACAATAGATGCCATGACTCCTGACTATACAAAATATGGAGTCTCAaatattgattttgatttcacAGGAATACTGGAAGGCGACTATGGGGATGTATATGGCCGCCAAACACCGGTCGATTATTTTGCTTTGAGGCTCTCTGGGTATTTTCTTGCCCCTGAAACTGGCACTTACACTTTCCAAATTACCCTTGCTGATAATCAAGCATCCTTTGCCTTTGGTGGAGTTACAGAGACCCTTaattgttgttcaagcCCCAGCAATCTCCAGGTAAATGGGTCCGTTTATGCTCTGTTAAGTTCAACTActggtgaacttgaaactACCGCTACAACTGTTTATCTAGTTGCTGGTGACTATTACCCAGTGAAGCTTATTTACTACCAAGCAGGACCTACTGCAGGTACTTTTGAACTAACCGCTACATATCCTGACGGTAACAGTCATACAACCGACCTACCTTGGTATTCCATCAATGACACGGAACTGGAATTATGtacaaccaccaccaccactaaTATTTGGACTGGAACAGATACTGAGACATTCACAGAAACTGCCTCTGATGGTAATGTATTTGTTACTATTGTAGTACCAGAATCCACAACGACCATtactgaaccatggacaggcacagatactaccactactaccatctATCCATCCAACCTAAATGATACcgtaactgttgacatcaagactccagaatcaagGACAACCACTACTGAGGTGTGGACAGGCACAGAACTTTCCACTAGTATCATCTATCCACCCAACCCAAATGATCCTATTACCTTTGTCATCTTGTCTCCTgaaactacaacgaccactactgaaccatggacaggcacagatactaccactactaccatctacccatccaacccaagtgatcccgTAACTGTggacatcaagactcctGAATCAACAACTACAACGACTAGTTATGGATCTATTGATACAACCTATACTCTAACTCCTTCCgatccaagtgatcctaAGACTGTCGTTATAATAACATCCACTCCCACGCCATCAAGTACACCACTTACCAGCACTTCGTTATCAAGCCTGTCCTTCCACTGGACAAACTCAACTACTCCAATACCATCTTCGAGTACTCCTTCGTCTACAGTTCCATCTTCTAGCATTGCTTCTCCTTCTAGTCAAGTACCATCTTCAGAAAGTGTTGTCACTGTCAccactccatggactggctctaCCACATCCTTTTACACTACAACTGGACCCGATGGTAACCCAACTATTGTCAAGGAAACTCCTGTCCCAACTGTCAccactccatggactggctctaCCACATCCTTTTACACTACAACTGGACCCGATGGTAACCCAACTATTGTCAAGGAAACTCCTGTCCCAACTGTCAccactccatggactggctctaCCACATCCTTTTACACTACAACTGGACCCGATGGTAACCCAACTATTGTCAAGGAAACTCCAGCTAGTGTCTTCACCACTTCCACTCATTGGACTGGCTCTTTCACCTCAACttacactaccacaggtCCAGATGGTGACGTAACtgttgtggttgaaactccagaaggACACACCACTATCCCTTGGACCGGAACCTTCACCTCGACGTACACTACCACAGGCACAGATGGTCAACCAattgttgtggttgaaacTCCTGAAGTACATACTACTATCCCATGGACCGGATCCTTCACATCCACTTACACTACCACAGACACAAATGGTCAACCAattgttgtggttgaaactccagaacctGTTGTCACAGAAAAGGATGTTACCACCATTATTTTGCCATGCACTTGCAAGGAACCTTCCACTACTacaacaactggtgatgatggtaagaAGACCGTTGTATGTAACATCCCACACTCTTTGGTGTCCAGTGTTGTGGTTACAGAGCCATGCACAAATGCTTCTGGAGACGCTACAGTCACAGTCTATACTACGTTCACTGTCGCTGCTGCCGTGACTGCTAACCCTACTGAAGCCGttgctccaactggtgCTAAAGGTAGTGGTTCTGGAGCGGCTGCTGAAGTGGCTTCAGCTGGTAATGGCTCAGAATCCTCACCAAAAGAAGTCTCCACTTATGAGGCCATGGGTTCAaaaaacacatacacattcttggctgtGTTATCCGCccttttgtggatatcattttga
- the MNN13_12 gene encoding mannosyltransferase (EggNog:ENOG503NZ5A; COG:S) yields the protein MGKLFNISHNRKPVFYGFIVFWIVSAGIWIYDYTLNNSSESDTSIYHSDSTPNAMLSSPSRVNKIDVFEDCAIKKLVQTLGIEDTRSIDSHSSVYDQMLEKHALSDILTNLDFTERCNLYFKNLFVRDHNWFVDPNEDFPLEHRDTFDLQSFEKENSKKIRYKYAQMSNLEYDKINFDDEKVRKDVKRLAEEEFNEFWKRTMKTEQKIVDYLSHLRIFNKCYVTSDNRYIMNKANELIEKVADNIDHTEFKADDDESLINDSGSKSCSELESRIYKWVSHSYPIYERWTGEIFLSPPDLGEFVHYPEVFKATNSKFKGSTKDFSKSTFAENGPCFFNKFKNSLNGKGIVLSIGDKHVDDTVRFIHLLRALSNHYPIQIVYYDSLSDETKARIVAAARDKMIDLPESFHKVSKHFPSDYFHIKDGGMPKQEVWFVKTYNTIHDNFKEKFKMFANKFLATLFNSFEEFILVDADTVLLQNPSEFFNLKDYKTTGAYFFKDRTARAFRPPGDTKFFQKITPSILDNLMFDIPIITQKTLGLEFFDGMSHFMESGVVLINRHLHFNSILTMLQLNFFKPVTSRVHGDKEIFWLGFAANGDEDYHFNKNFAASIGTLTSPEERLTSEGNLKKSQELCSPHSGHLDENGKLLWFNSGFKFCGKSELVNFEAEIKKHDHFKFLKDAESMREYYESSLKLRNAVIPPFNIKSEIRAGNSVEEPVEGWHMERGYCHSYLWCAYSSIGGLTSDGQDNTQVGQVFEFDQDSIDLYSYLGDIWVGNE from the coding sequence ATGGGGAAATTATTCAATATTAGTCACAATCGAAAACCGGTTTTCTACGGATTCATCGTCTTTTGGATAGTTTCAGCTGGTATCTGGATCTATGACTACACTTTGAATAATTCTAGTGAGTCGGACACGTCCATTTACCACCTGGATCTGACTCCAAATGCAATGTTGTCTAGTCCTCTGAGGGtcaacaaaatcgatgtgtttgaagattgtGCAATCAAGAAGTTAGTACAAACGTTGGGAATCGAGGATACCAGGAGTATTGATAGCCATTCGAGTGTGTATGACCAAATGTTGGAGAAGCATGCATTATCAGACATTCTAACAAACCTCGATTTCACTGAGAGATGCAACTTGTACTTTAAGAACCTATTTGTGCGAGACCACAActggtttgtggatcccAATGAAGACTTCCCTCTTGAACATCGTGATACATTTGACTTACAGctgtttgaaaaagagaattccaaaaaaatAAGGTACAAATATGCCCAAATGTCAAACTTAGAATAcgacaagatcaatttcGACGACGAGAAAGTCCGCAAAGACGTGAAACGacttgctgaagaagagttcaatgagttctggAAACGAACCATGAAGACAGAACAGAAGATTGTAGACTACTTGTCCCATTTAcggattttcaacaagtgctATGTCACCAGTGATAATAGGTACATCATGAACAaagccaatgaattgatagAAAAAGTGGCTGACAACATAGATCACACTGAGTTCAAGGCcgacgatgatgaactgTTAATCAACGATCTGGGTTCCAAATCCTGTAGTGAGTTGGAAAGCAGAATCTATAAATGGGTGTCTCATTCTTATCCTATTTATGAACGGTGGACTGGTGAAATATTTCTATCTCCTCCAGATCTAGGTGAATTTGTTCATTATCCTGAGGTGTTCAAggccacaaactccaagttcaaggggtccaccaaggacttctccaaatccaccttCGCTGAGAATGGGccatgcttcttcaacaaattcaaaaatctGTTGAATGGAAAGGGTATTGTACTATCGATCGGAGACAAAcatgttgatgatactgTGAGATTCATTCACCTATTAAGAGCGTTGAGCAACCACTATCCAATCCAAATCGTCTACTATGACTCGCTCAGTGATGAGACCAAAGCAAGAATAGTCGCCGCTGCTAGAGACAAAATGATAGATTTACCAGAAAGCTTCCACAAAGTTTCCAAGCATTTCCCTTCCGACTACTTCCATATCAAAGACGGTGGAATGCCAAAGCAAGAAGTGTGGTTTGTAAAGACGTACAACACCATTCAcgacaacttcaaagaaaagttcaagatgtttGCCAATAAGTTCCTAGCAAcgttgttcaattcatttgAGGAATTCATTTTAGTTGATGCTGATACAGTGTTGTTGCAGAATCCATCcgagtttttcaacttgaaggactaCAAAACCACCGGGgcctacttcttcaaggataGAACTGCTCGTGCATTCAGGCCACCAGGTGATACTAAATTCTTTCAGAAGATAACCCCTTCAATTttagacaacttgatgtttgatattcccatcatcacccaGAAGACTCTTGGATTagagttctttgatggaatGAGCCATTTCATGGAAAGTggagtggtgttgatcaatagACACTTacacttcaactccatcttaACAATGCtccaattgaacttcttcaaacctGTTACCTCCAGAGTCCATGGagacaaagagatattCTGGTTGGGATTCGCCgccaatggtgatgaagactatcacttcaacaagaatttcgCTGCATCAATCGGGACTCTTACTTCCCCGGAGGAAAGATTGACCAGCGAAggaaacctcaagaaatcTCAGGAACTCTGTTCGCCACATTCAGGACaccttgatgaaaatggaaaGCTATTGTGGTTTAACTCgggtttcaagttctgtgGGAAAAGCGAACTTGTTAATTTTGAAGCcgaaatcaagaaacacGACCATTTTAAATTCTTAAAAGATGCTGAGTCCATGCGAGAGTATTATGAAAGCTCTCTAAAACTTAGAAACGCAGTTATTCCTCCCTTCAATATAAAATCGGAAATAAGGGCAGGGAACAGTGTTGAAGAGCCAGTAGAAGGCTGGCACATGGAACGTGGATATTGCCACAGTTATTTATGGTGTGCATACTCTTCGATAGGTGGACTCACCTCTGACGGACAAGATAACACTCAAGTGGGACAAGTGTTCGAGTTCGATCAGGACTCAATAGACTTGTATTCTTACTTGGGTGATATTTGGGTTGGGAATGAGTGA
- the plr1_4 gene encoding pyridoxal reductase Plr1 (COG:C; EggNog:ENOG503NWNE) → MSSPCKITTKGFGTMSMTWCPVPPAFSQSLETLKYVKDTYGVKFFNGAEFYQFAAETANLKLISQFCEQEKDADIIVSIKGGIDFNTHAPNGTREFINQSINKCLSYFKDLEVKPKILFECARVDPNVPIEESVSYIYERVKSGDLAGVCISEVGAESVKKAAAVVPISGIEVEFSLFSEDIFTNGVLEEASKHQIPIIAYSPLSRGILTDHAAEDPEFLKSLDPNEFKAKFERFQPENYEKNKGRLNALYKFAKSKNLTLEALALSYVQSVSGLEDFEGIPKVTKIIPIPSGSTKEKVDKNFGGPVQLPREDIEALHKILEEYPIAGGRYYPQAAALLEG, encoded by the coding sequence ATGTCTAGTCCATGCAAAATCACCACTAAGGGCTTCGGAACCAtgtcaatgacttggtgtCCCGTCCCACCAGCATTCTCCCAATCCCTTGAGACTTTGAAATATGTAAAAGACACTTACGGAGTTAAGTTTTTTAACGGTGCAGAGTTCTACCAATTTGCAGCCGAAACTGcgaacttgaagttaatTAGCCAATTTTgtgaacaagaaaaggaCGCTGATATTATTGTTTCCATAAAAGGAGGcattgacttcaacacccATGCCCCTAACGGTACCAGGGAATTCATAAACCAATCGATCAATAAATGTCTTTCTTACTTTAAGGATTTGGAGGTCAAGCCAAAGATTCTTTTTGAATGTGCTAGAGTTGATCCTAATGTTCCAATTGAAGAGTCTGTGAGTTATATTTACGAAAGAGTTAAGAGTGGTGATCTTGCTGGTGTCTGTATTAGTGAAGTGGGTGCTGAATCTGTAAAAAAGGCTGCTGCAGTGGTACCAATTTCTGGAATTGAAGTGGAattttctttgttttcGGAAGATATCTTTACCAACggtgttttggaagaagctTCTAAACATCAAATTCCTATTATCGCCTATTCCCCTTTGAGTAGAGGAATTTTGACCGATCACGCTGCTGAAGATCctgaattcttgaaatccCTTGACCCAAACGAATTTAAGGCTAAATTCGAGAGATTCCAGCCTGAAAACTATGAGAAGAACAAGGGTCGCTTGAATGCTTTATACAAGTTTGCCAAGTCGAAGAACTTAACATTGGAAGCTTTGGCATTGAGTTACGTTCAAAGTGTTTCCGGACTTGAGgattttgaaggaatcCCAAAGGTCACCAAGATTATTCCTATCCCATCCGGATCTACCAAGGAAAAGGTCGACAAGAACTTTGGTGGTCCAGTTCAATTACCAAGAGAAGATATTGAAGCGCTTCATAAGATCCTCGAGGAATACCCTATTGCTGGTGGTAGATACTACCCTCAAGCAGCTGCTTTGTTGGAAGGTTAA
- a CDS encoding uncharacterized protein (COG:S; EggNog:ENOG503PDHC), whose translation MFMILQDDTFSITGKKQPLKRKDGDKYGGKVKSIVGTKFRTRTGCLTCKKRKRKCDEHHPSCNYCHSRGVECVYVNTPLQGTKPIRPESDSEAPKIQQIDHSEPPLYELLLTDPSFNQTEQSLISMPSPVTEKQLNSDLEYIENILNEPNDGTLIKLHEDPTTNEDQFEYMISPTSLHPTAFPSLFLDDEGRSYFEFFHVKVSKFLALSDGPMNYFSNFLCTLANNEESFLYALTSWGALYAGHDDTKVKVYLNKALNTFDNNFQAKNPSEIYFRLCFSVVLIGYYVCFGEVVTWKGIHDNCCRILKDLGGLYKFGKLYGFTNEARFIISNVQYVDVMSAYNHKYGTQFSVGEYKEFLGCNEIQRNELSYGIDTLQGVHQSIYLVLADLMNAKVELNKKLKELQMFSDTDEHRFYCLKEELYQMYGTVIKKLETSIEEAEPNYSLLELIKDQPQEHDAYLNSFKLYQSTCRLYFKLFLKKIPPKNMEIQLLVREVYEAAEKLENTRFCVILCLPMLMCGVCCVDKFDRETIEKKIQRLKQTSPVLNNHKTWLLILKSWELNPCGEFVVDWADIADEYGLSIMTTINWGILGAGNISGQFAHDLVLNNSEKKEIVHIIASIGCSSTTKGESFIKDNMISKENNGGIAAVVQNYDDFYKNKDIDVVYIGTPHIFHKEQVLKCLENGLHVLCEKPMNINAKESRELQEAAKKNNLFLMEAVWTRFLPIVNDIRHKVFDQILIGDVYRLMVDFSYDAKLETCPPGSRIRDKNLGAGALLDIGIYCITYARLFLDQKLGKEHTPFDLKSMVTVDPKDEVDYNTSILMKYSTGKQAILTCTNYIDTPMPFARLEGTKGYIELFAENPARLRSYKVHLKAGESYEVKDDSEYLGFIYEADAVAKDIKAGKTENAVMPFDETLLVMDTMDQVRSDNGFSYPMD comes from the exons ATGTTTATGATTTTACAGGATGATACTTTCAGTATCACGGGGAAGAAACAACCTCTTAAGAGGAAAGATGGCGACAAATATGGAGGGAAGGTGAAATCAATTGTAGGCACTAAGTTTCGTACcagaactggatgcttgACATGTAAAAAGCGGAAACGAAAATGTGATGAACACCATCCTTCTTGCAACTACTGCCACTCAAGAGGCGTAGAATGTGTTTATGTTAACACTCCCTTACAAGGGACCAAACCCATAAGACCTGAAAGCGACTCTGAGGCTCCCAAAATCCAGCAAATTGATCACTCAGAACCACCATTATATGAGCTTTTATTAACAGATCCATCATTTAACCAGACCGAACaatctttgatttcaatgcCATCTCCTGTTACAGAAAAGCAATTAAATTCCGATTTGGAGTATATTGAGAACATTTTAAACGAGCCTAATGATGGTACACTAATCAAACTTCATGAAgatccaacaacaaatgaGGATCAGTTTGAGTACATGATTTCCCCAACTTCACTACATCCAACGGCATTTCCGTCGCTTTTTCTAGATGACGAAGGCCGGTCGTATTTCGAGTTTTTCCATGTTAAAGTCTCAAAGTTTCTTGCCCTTTCAGATGGCCCCATGAACTACTTTTCTAACTTTTTGTGTACACTAGCCAATAATGAAGAGTCATTTCTATATGCCTTGACATCCTGGGGTGCTCTTTATGCTGGACATGATGATACAAAGGTAAAAGTGTACCTTAACAAGGCATTAAATACATTTGACAACAATTTCCAGGCGAAGAACCCATCAGAGATATACTTCAGACTCTGCTTCAGCGTGGTTTTGATTGGATACTATGTGtgttttggagaagttgtGACATGGAAGGGTATACACGATAACTGTTGTAGGATTCTCAAGGATCTTGGTGGATTGTACAAGTTTGGAAAGCTATATGGGTTCACTAACGAGGCCCGATTCATCATCTCAAACGTTCAGTACGTGGATGTTATGTCAGCGTACAATCACAAGTACGGTACGCAGTTTCTGGTCGGCGAGTACAAGGAATTCCTTGGTTGTAACGAAATACAGAGAAATGAGTTGAGCTATGGCATTGATACACTTCAAGGAGTTCATCAGTCAATCTACTTGGTTCTTGCAGACTTGATGAATGCCAAAgtggaattgaacaaaaaattgaaggaaCTTCAGATGTTTCTGGATACTGACGAGCATCGGTTTTACTGCCTAAAAGAAGAGCTCTATCAGATGTACGGAACtgtcatcaagaaacttgaaacatctattgaagaagcagaacCCAACTACAGCTTACTCGAGTTGATAAAAGACCAACCTCAAGAGCACGATGCATATTTGAACTCATTTAAGTTGTATCAGTCAACATGCAGGTTATACTTTAAGctctttttgaaaaagattcCTCCCAAGAACATGGAGATTCAATTGCTAGTAAGAGAGGTTTACGAGGCGGCAGAGAAATTGGAGAACACCCGCTTCTGCGTGATATTGTGCCTACCAATGCTTATGTGTGGGGTTTGTTGTGTTGATAAATTTGATAGAGAAACGATCGAGAAAAAGATCCAACGGCTCAAGCAAACAAGCCCGGTCTTGAACAACCATAAAACTTGgttattgattttgaaatcatgGGAATTAAATCCTTGTGGtgaatttgttgttgactGGGCTGATATTGCCGATGAGTATG GGTTGAGCATCATGACTACTATTAACTGGGGAATTCTAGGAGCTGGAAACATTTCTGGCCAATTCGCCCATGACCTCGTATTGAACAACtctgaaaagaaggaaattGTGCACATCATTGCATCAATTGGATGCTCGTCTACCACAAAAGGAGAATCTTTTATCAAAGACAATATGATCAGCAAAGAAAATAATGGAGGAATTGCAGCAGTAGTTCAAAACTATGATGATTTCTATAAGAACAAAGACATTGATGTGGTTTATATTGGAACTCCACACATTTTCCATAAAGAACAAGTACTTAAGTGTTTGGAAAACGGCTTGCACGTCCTATGTGAGAAGCCCATGAACATCAACGCCAAAGAGTCCAGAGAACTACAAGAGGCtgccaagaagaataacttgtttttgatggaGGCTGTTTGGACTAGATTCCTACCAATTGTCAATGATATCAGACATAAGGTTTTTGATCAGATACTCATTGGGGATGTGTACCGGTTAATGGTTGATTTCTCGTACGACGCTAAATTGGAAACATGCCCACCCGGTTCGAGAATCAGagacaagaacttgggtGCCGGTGCCTTGTTAGACATTGGTATTTACTGTATTACCTACGCTAGGCTCTTTTTGGATCAGAAACTTGGTAAGGAGCACACACCATTCGATCTTAAGTCGATGGTGACTGTGGATCCTAAGGATGAGGTTGACTACAACACTtcaatattgatgaaatattCCACCGGTAAGCAAGCCATTTTAACTTGCACCAACTATATCGACACCCCTATGCCATTTGCGAGACTCGAAGGTACGAAAGGGTATATCGAACTTTTCGCAGAGAATCCTGCTAGACTCAGACTGTACAAAGTACACCTCAAAGCTGGTGAAAGTTATGAAGTTAAAGACGATCTGGAATATTTAGGTTTCATTTACGAAGCCGACGCGGTTGCAAAAGACATTAAAGCTGGCAAGACTGAAAACGCAGTCATGCCATTTGACGAAACTTTGTTAGTTATGGACACTATGGATCAAGTTAGACTGGATAACGGGTTCAGCTATCCAATGGATTAG